A genomic stretch from Candidatus Melainabacteria bacterium includes:
- a CDS encoding 3-deoxy-8-phosphooctulonate synthase: MVSVKIGNIDFGPGNPFLIIAGPCVIESWDVIYNTARALQDISRELGFSFVFKSSFDKANRTSIDSFRGPGLTEGLKMLAEVKAKLGVELLSDVHEVAQCAEAGEVLDVLQIPAFLCRQTDLIVAAAKTGKAVNIKKGQFVAPKDMGNSVRKVLDCGNKNIFLTERGTTFGYNNLVVDFRSIPMMQETGFPVVFDATHSVQLPGGGGTVSSGQRQYIPTLAKAAVAAGCDGMFMEVHPNPDVAKSDGANQVPLSQVKELISQCLKIHQLNQSLPELNLPPAGKCSEAVLAK; this comes from the coding sequence ATGGTGTCAGTAAAAATCGGCAATATAGATTTCGGTCCCGGCAATCCCTTTTTGATCATCGCCGGACCCTGCGTGATTGAATCTTGGGATGTAATCTACAACACAGCCCGGGCGCTGCAAGACATCTCTCGCGAGCTTGGCTTTTCCTTTGTTTTCAAGTCTTCTTTCGATAAAGCAAATCGCACCTCCATCGATTCTTTCCGCGGTCCTGGTCTGACGGAAGGTCTGAAAATGCTTGCCGAGGTCAAGGCTAAGCTTGGTGTCGAATTGCTGAGTGACGTTCATGAGGTAGCGCAGTGTGCCGAAGCCGGCGAGGTTCTGGATGTTCTGCAAATCCCTGCTTTCCTTTGCCGCCAGACCGATTTGATTGTTGCCGCGGCAAAAACCGGCAAAGCTGTTAACATCAAGAAAGGTCAGTTTGTTGCTCCGAAGGATATGGGTAACAGTGTTCGAAAAGTTTTGGATTGCGGTAACAAGAACATTTTTCTGACCGAGCGTGGTACCACATTTGGTTACAACAACCTGGTGGTTGACTTTCGCTCCATACCAATGATGCAGGAAACCGGATTTCCGGTTGTGTTCGATGCCACACATAGCGTTCAGCTTCCCGGCGGCGGCGGCACTGTATCCAGCGGTCAGAGGCAATATATTCCGACCCTTGCCAAAGCGGCGGTAGCAGCTGGTTGTGACGGTATGTTCATGGAAGTGCATCCTAATCCTGATGTGGCGAAGAGTGATGGTGCGAATCAAGTTCCACTGTCACAGGTAAAGGAATTGATTTCGCAGTGTTTGAAAATTCACCAGCTCAACCAATCGTTGCCGGAACTGAATCTGCCCCCGGCAGGCAAGTGTTCCGAAGCCGTTCTGGCCAAATAG
- a CDS encoding DUF1957 domain-containing protein, whose product MSVGSFVFMLHSHLPFYRKAGMWPFGEESVYECMAESYIPLLNAIGDLWDEGIAAKLTIGITPILGEQLSDPHLNKGFEKFLADRIEAAQLDEQRYSPRGETPNPDFLHLARFYLNWFQQIRKDYHDRWNRDIIGGFKKYQDLGSIEITTSAATHCFSPLLETDESLYAQFKTGIESYKRLFGRAPKGCWLPECAYRPATKDRPGVEKWLHDLGLEYFFTESFVIKGGQTAELRKVFGPYGNIEYIPAAPRPATGLDTFEAFWLKEYPVAVLGRHEEAGYQVWSADQGYPGDGNYREFHKKDDKSGLHYWKLTSKTTDLGDKQRYNPEAAVHRMKENSDHYVGFIQQTLTDQLKKTGQPGLVMVSFDTELFGHWWFEGVAWIKEVLKKMRQYTAVTPQTVSEYLTANPPQRAIELPESSWGSGGHYQVWLNNETSWMWPIIHDAEKTMIGLAEQYAGKSDELTQRILKQAGRELLLLESSDWPFLVTTGQAKQYAIERFNEHVERFNTLTEMLTKNKIDEAKLAGIEDIDNCFPIISPADFKHAAVAALNTSATRS is encoded by the coding sequence GTGAGTGTAGGTTCGTTTGTTTTCATGCTCCACAGCCACCTTCCCTTCTACAGAAAAGCAGGGATGTGGCCTTTCGGTGAGGAAAGCGTCTATGAGTGTATGGCGGAGAGCTATATTCCTCTATTGAACGCGATTGGTGACCTGTGGGATGAGGGCATAGCCGCGAAATTGACGATCGGCATAACACCCATCCTTGGCGAACAGTTGTCCGACCCGCACTTGAATAAAGGTTTCGAAAAGTTTCTCGCCGATCGTATTGAAGCAGCACAACTGGATGAACAGCGCTACAGCCCGCGTGGCGAGACACCAAATCCAGACTTTCTCCATCTCGCACGCTTCTATCTAAATTGGTTCCAACAAATCCGTAAGGATTATCACGACAGATGGAACCGCGACATCATCGGCGGATTTAAAAAGTATCAAGACCTGGGCTCCATCGAGATTACAACGTCAGCAGCGACCCACTGTTTTTCTCCACTTCTAGAAACCGATGAGTCACTCTACGCCCAGTTCAAAACCGGAATCGAGTCTTACAAGCGTCTTTTCGGACGCGCGCCGAAAGGATGCTGGCTGCCGGAATGCGCATACAGACCGGCTACAAAGGACCGTCCAGGTGTAGAAAAATGGCTGCACGATCTCGGTCTGGAATATTTCTTTACAGAATCATTCGTTATTAAAGGCGGTCAGACAGCCGAATTACGAAAAGTCTTCGGACCATACGGAAACATTGAATACATTCCAGCCGCACCAAGACCAGCTACAGGGCTCGATACATTCGAAGCGTTCTGGTTGAAGGAATATCCAGTTGCAGTTCTCGGACGTCATGAAGAAGCCGGATACCAGGTATGGTCGGCGGATCAAGGTTATCCAGGCGACGGAAACTACAGAGAGTTCCACAAGAAAGATGACAAATCCGGATTGCACTATTGGAAGCTGACTTCCAAAACCACTGACCTTGGCGACAAGCAGCGCTACAACCCTGAAGCTGCAGTGCATCGCATGAAAGAAAACTCAGACCACTATGTCGGTTTCATTCAACAGACCCTGACAGATCAGCTTAAAAAGACAGGTCAGCCTGGCCTTGTAATGGTTAGCTTCGACACAGAACTGTTTGGTCACTGGTGGTTCGAAGGTGTAGCCTGGATCAAAGAAGTCTTGAAAAAGATGCGCCAGTACACGGCAGTTACTCCTCAGACTGTGAGCGAGTACCTGACTGCCAATCCACCGCAACGCGCTATTGAATTGCCCGAATCCTCCTGGGGTTCAGGTGGTCACTATCAAGTCTGGCTGAACAACGAGACAAGCTGGATGTGGCCAATAATTCACGATGCAGAAAAAACCATGATCGGTTTGGCTGAACAGTATGCCGGTAAGTCAGATGAGCTCACACAGCGCATCTTGAAACAGGCAGGAAGAGAATTACTGTTACTCGAATCAAGCGACTGGCCATTCCTGGTAACAACAGGACAGGCTAAACAATACGCAATCGAGCGATTCAACGAGCATGTCGAGCGCTTCAACACGCTCACTGAAATGCTCACTAAGAACAAAATCGATGAGGCGAAACTGGCTGGAATCGAAGATATCGACAATTGCTTCCCGATCATTTCGCCGGCAGATTTCAAACATGCAGCCGTTGCAGCGTTAAACACGTCAGCTACGCGAAGCTAA
- the pyk gene encoding pyruvate kinase, protein MTRTKIIATIGPACRNPVVLEALIQAGMSVARINCSHADHDSIASIVVDVREISQRLDQSVGILLDLCGPKLRTGKVKGGKVDLVTGKKFTLTSRIVEGSDEIVSTNYPQLAHEVKTSDTILLHDGLIELKVLKTTDTDVECEIVSGSYLKDHQGINIPGVRLSIPALTEKDKADLAFGLKYDVDFVALSFVRDPQDILYLREFIGEHWPPVSIIAKLEKPEAIDHLEEIIDLADGVMIARGDLGVELPPEKVPPVQKRITARANAKGKPVITATQMLESMIHNPRPTRAEASDVANAIYDGTDAVMLSEESAMGEYPVEAVRMMRRIASAAEGSVEYSKLHQHDLPTSAHAIAHAACNMAVDMKARVIAAFTKTGSTARLISQFRPPGPIIALTQHVHVYRQLSLVWGTTPLMLTEVSDSESTLSMVEETLLKRGLVSPKDNIIITGGLPIAARGAANFVKLSTISPKVPASYWELKGI, encoded by the coding sequence ATGACCAGAACGAAAATTATTGCCACGATCGGCCCCGCGTGTAGAAATCCGGTGGTTTTAGAAGCGCTGATCCAGGCTGGTATGAGCGTGGCGCGTATCAACTGTTCGCATGCCGATCACGACTCCATTGCCTCGATTGTTGTAGATGTTCGAGAAATAAGTCAAAGACTCGATCAATCAGTGGGCATTCTGCTCGACCTTTGCGGTCCCAAACTGCGCACAGGAAAGGTCAAAGGTGGCAAAGTCGACCTGGTTACAGGCAAAAAGTTCACCCTTACCAGTAGAATCGTTGAAGGCTCAGACGAAATCGTCAGCACGAATTATCCGCAGTTAGCTCATGAAGTGAAGACTTCAGACACCATCTTGTTGCATGATGGTTTGATCGAGCTGAAAGTTCTGAAAACCACCGACACCGATGTCGAATGCGAAATTGTCAGTGGCAGTTATTTGAAAGACCATCAGGGTATCAATATCCCCGGTGTGCGACTGTCGATTCCAGCTTTGACCGAAAAAGATAAAGCCGATTTAGCATTCGGTTTGAAGTACGACGTAGACTTTGTCGCTCTGTCGTTCGTTCGCGACCCGCAAGATATTTTGTATTTGCGCGAATTCATCGGAGAGCACTGGCCGCCAGTTTCAATTATTGCAAAACTGGAAAAACCGGAAGCGATCGATCACCTGGAAGAGATTATTGATCTCGCTGATGGCGTTATGATTGCCCGCGGAGATCTCGGTGTTGAGCTGCCGCCCGAAAAAGTTCCTCCTGTGCAAAAGCGCATTACAGCACGCGCTAATGCCAAAGGCAAACCCGTAATTACAGCTACGCAGATGCTCGAATCGATGATTCATAACCCACGCCCAACAAGAGCAGAAGCATCAGACGTTGCTAATGCGATTTATGACGGCACAGACGCTGTCATGCTTTCAGAAGAAAGTGCGATGGGTGAATACCCGGTCGAAGCGGTGCGCATGATGAGAAGAATTGCTTCCGCGGCCGAAGGAAGTGTTGAATACTCGAAATTGCATCAACACGATCTGCCCACATCAGCTCACGCCATCGCTCACGCCGCCTGTAATATGGCTGTCGATATGAAAGCGCGAGTCATTGCCGCTTTCACCAAGACCGGCTCAACGGCACGATTGATTTCGCAGTTCAGACCGCCTGGTCCGATCATTGCTCTCACGCAACACGTCCACGTCTATCGCCAGTTGAGTCTGGTCTGGGGCACCACACCATTGATGTTGACCGAGGTGAGCGACTCTGAATCGACTCTATCGATGGTAGAAGAAACCCTCTTAAAGCGCGGCTTAGTCTCGCCCAAGGACAACATAATCATCACTGGCGGATTGCCGATTGCGGCCCGCGGCGCAGCGAACTTCGTCAAACTTTCTACGATTTCTCCGAAAGTGCCTGCGAGTTACTGGGAATTGAAAGGCATTTAG
- a CDS encoding HAMP domain-containing histidine kinase has product MRLDFKIAQIGLILVCVPLAFELIFIGIYNYLVQQADAEIKYQSSVKDIVYTASSINTFATQMAANVGGYSLTHSESFLNKFLENDAKCIQAFDQLDQQLQDDPEHLAMAKEGRKYGMLGSRLLHDLCDSISRGAGGRDMIAGPGKLVRVKRIIEDLTKSLRTIIKDYLVAAEESPKREAQIRKYLEVVLVFGVSFNILLAIFLAILFGKTITSKIKTIMENTVRVPKGLPLNQPMEGSDELVQLDHIFHSMVDELNDSRKMQQYLIAMVSHDLRSPLTSLQGMLTLLSVGALGELPEKAQAKVELAEADLTRLIKLTNDLLDTERLASGKLDLKILSASMEELIDSALDSVRSFADQHKIKLKAETVPIEVEMDPSRILQVLCNFLTNAIKYAPEGSLVIARCEKDGDFVRASIIDQGRGVPKDKQQVIFEKFQQVEEADAQVLGGKGLGLAICKSIVEQHGGTLGVISENGKGSTFWFRIPIAHQ; this is encoded by the coding sequence ATGCGCCTTGATTTCAAGATAGCCCAGATTGGACTTATCCTAGTCTGTGTTCCGCTCGCCTTCGAATTGATATTTATTGGAATTTATAACTATCTCGTCCAACAGGCTGATGCGGAGATCAAATATCAAAGTTCCGTCAAAGACATCGTCTATACGGCGAGCAGCATCAACACGTTTGCCACGCAGATGGCCGCCAACGTCGGCGGCTACAGTCTGACGCATAGCGAATCTTTCCTCAACAAATTTCTTGAAAACGACGCGAAGTGCATTCAGGCTTTCGATCAGCTCGACCAGCAATTGCAAGATGATCCCGAGCATCTGGCCATGGCCAAGGAAGGGCGCAAGTACGGCATGCTTGGCTCCAGATTGTTGCACGATTTGTGCGACAGCATCTCGCGCGGCGCCGGTGGCAGAGACATGATCGCCGGTCCGGGAAAACTCGTCAGAGTGAAAAGGATAATCGAAGACCTGACTAAGTCCTTGCGTACTATTATCAAAGACTATCTGGTTGCCGCTGAAGAGAGTCCGAAGCGGGAAGCGCAGATTCGAAAGTATTTGGAAGTCGTGTTGGTGTTTGGCGTCAGTTTCAATATTCTGCTGGCCATTTTTCTGGCGATTTTATTCGGAAAGACAATCACATCCAAAATCAAGACGATCATGGAAAACACTGTCCGGGTGCCAAAAGGCTTGCCTCTGAATCAGCCCATGGAGGGCAGTGATGAACTCGTGCAGCTCGATCACATTTTTCACTCAATGGTCGATGAGTTGAATGATTCGAGAAAAATGCAGCAGTATCTAATTGCTATGGTCAGCCATGATTTGCGCTCCCCGCTTACGTCCTTGCAGGGCATGCTCACTCTTCTATCTGTTGGTGCACTGGGCGAACTACCTGAAAAGGCACAAGCCAAGGTCGAGTTGGCGGAGGCTGATTTGACGCGCTTGATCAAGCTGACTAATGACCTGCTCGATACCGAGCGGCTGGCCTCAGGTAAGCTCGATTTGAAAATTTTGTCTGCATCGATGGAGGAGTTGATTGACTCGGCACTTGACTCGGTGCGCTCATTTGCCGATCAGCATAAAATCAAGCTCAAGGCAGAAACAGTGCCAATTGAAGTAGAGATGGATCCCAGTCGTATACTGCAAGTTTTGTGTAACTTCCTCACGAACGCGATCAAGTACGCGCCTGAGGGCTCGCTTGTGATCGCGCGTTGCGAAAAAGATGGTGACTTTGTGCGTGCTTCGATTATCGACCAGGGGCGCGGTGTTCCGAAGGACAAGCAGCAGGTTATTTTTGAGAAGTTTCAACAGGTGGAAGAAGCTGACGCTCAGGTTTTAGGAGGGAAAGGGTTGGGATTGGCTATTTGTAAATCAATAGTCGAGCAACACGGCGGCACTCTCGGCGTTATCAGCGAGAATGGTAAAGGCAGCACTTTCTGGTTCCGCATTCCGATTGCACATCAGTGA
- a CDS encoding response regulator transcription factor, translated as MAKILIVEDDMQVATTVRDWLLFEKYLVEHVETGTDALDMMRAYEYDLIILDLALPKMSGIEVCKQYRSFGGRAPILMLTGKDTITEKEIGFDAGSDDYLTKPFHLKELSARVRALLRRPTTLNSNTLKAGNLVLDCVKHTVTKDGEPIHLARMEFTFLEFLMRHPDQVFSTDKLLERVWTSDSDKSTETIRSTVKKLRNKIDTEGVPSLIQNIHGVGYKLSEH; from the coding sequence ATGGCAAAAATCCTCATCGTCGAAGATGACATGCAAGTCGCAACTACTGTGCGCGATTGGTTGCTCTTCGAGAAGTACCTCGTAGAGCATGTTGAGACCGGAACCGACGCTCTTGATATGATGCGCGCTTACGAGTATGACCTGATAATTTTAGATCTGGCTCTGCCGAAGATGAGCGGAATAGAAGTTTGCAAGCAATACCGCAGTTTCGGCGGGCGGGCGCCAATACTCATGCTCACCGGCAAAGACACAATTACAGAAAAGGAAATTGGATTCGATGCCGGCTCTGACGATTACTTGACAAAGCCTTTTCATCTGAAGGAGCTCTCGGCGCGAGTACGAGCGCTCTTGCGCCGCCCCACGACATTGAATTCAAACACCTTGAAAGCGGGCAACCTGGTGCTCGATTGCGTTAAACATACAGTCACCAAGGACGGTGAACCGATTCATCTGGCGCGCATGGAATTTACCTTTCTCGAATTTCTCATGCGTCATCCAGATCAGGTATTTAGCACAGATAAATTACTTGAACGAGTGTGGACATCGGATTCGGACAAATCGACCGAAACGATAAGATCAACCGTCAAGAAGCTGCGCAACAAAATCGACACGGAAGGCGTGCCTTCATTGATTCAAAATATTCACGGCGTCGGCTACAAACTCTCCGAACACTAA
- a CDS encoding MarR family transcriptional regulator, whose translation MIQQLGDNPERTQEAVLVFIKRMGEVTVADLCKELGITSMAVRRHIAALQKDGLVHSRIVRQSRGRPTYHYKLTEKAEGLFPTGFQNLAVDLLDVVYEQSGDTGVMDLLSRRNDKMADRFKSRVIGKDMKGKVAEVAKIFSENGYMTEWETLPDGNFIIFQRHCAVHDLALQYQQLCVLEPQLMENLLGVKVTRQQYILKNDPVCGYVVPNTDTAH comes from the coding sequence ATGATTCAGCAGTTAGGCGACAATCCCGAACGTACCCAAGAAGCCGTGCTCGTGTTTATCAAGCGCATGGGCGAGGTCACTGTCGCCGACTTGTGTAAGGAGCTGGGCATCACGTCAATGGCGGTCAGGCGCCATATTGCCGCCCTTCAAAAGGACGGGCTGGTTCATTCGCGCATTGTGCGGCAGTCTCGCGGACGCCCGACTTATCACTATAAATTGACCGAAAAGGCGGAGGGGTTATTCCCGACTGGGTTCCAGAACCTGGCAGTCGATCTGCTCGACGTTGTGTATGAGCAGAGCGGAGACACTGGTGTCATGGATTTGCTCAGTCGCCGCAACGACAAAATGGCTGACCGTTTCAAGTCTCGTGTGATCGGCAAGGACATGAAGGGGAAAGTGGCCGAGGTTGCCAAAATCTTCTCGGAAAATGGCTATATGACTGAATGGGAGACTCTTCCAGACGGCAACTTCATTATTTTTCAAAGGCATTGCGCCGTGCACGATCTGGCGCTGCAATATCAGCAGCTGTGTGTTCTCGAACCTCAATTGATGGAAAATCTTTTAGGTGTAAAGGTAACGCGACAGCAATATATCCTCAAGAATGATCCGGTTTGCGGCTATGTCGTGCCGAATACCGACACCGCTCATTAG
- the sufC gene encoding Fe-S cluster assembly ATPase SufC, which produces MTAKQPLLSIQDLHAKVEDKEILKGVNLDIYPGEVHAIMGRNGSGKSTLSYTLMGHPRYTVTSGKVLFKGVDIIEMSPDQRARSGLALAFQYPVAIPGVSVSNFLRASVNAVRGKEIPVKEFRAELKEKMKSLGVPNEFLSRYINDGFSGGEKKRLEILQLALLKPALAVLDETDSGLDIDALKTVSEGINTLANPETAILLITHYQRILNYVEPQFVHVFQDGRIIKSGGADLSKELEARGYDWVSQELTPSGVS; this is translated from the coding sequence ATGACTGCTAAACAACCGCTACTTTCCATTCAAGACCTGCACGCAAAGGTGGAGGACAAAGAAATCCTCAAAGGCGTCAATCTGGACATCTATCCAGGTGAAGTACACGCCATCATGGGACGTAACGGTTCGGGTAAGTCGACCCTCTCATACACATTGATGGGGCACCCTCGCTACACCGTCACTTCTGGCAAGGTGTTGTTCAAAGGCGTAGATATTATCGAGATGTCGCCTGACCAACGTGCTCGCAGCGGTCTGGCGCTGGCATTTCAATACCCGGTGGCGATTCCTGGAGTATCCGTCTCGAACTTCCTGCGCGCTTCTGTGAACGCCGTGCGCGGCAAAGAGATTCCTGTCAAAGAATTCAGAGCCGAGCTCAAGGAAAAAATGAAAAGCCTGGGAGTTCCCAATGAATTCCTCAGCCGATATATCAATGATGGTTTTTCAGGCGGAGAGAAAAAACGTCTGGAAATTCTTCAATTGGCTTTGCTCAAACCAGCCCTTGCAGTTCTCGATGAAACAGACTCGGGTCTCGACATCGACGCGCTCAAGACAGTTTCGGAAGGCATCAACACCCTCGCTAATCCGGAAACGGCAATTTTGCTGATTACTCACTATCAGCGCATTCTCAACTATGTGGAACCACAATTCGTCCATGTCTTCCAGGACGGACGCATCATCAAATCTGGTGGCGCCGACCTGTCCAAAGAACTGGAAGCTCGTGGCTACGACTGGGTATCACAAGAACTTACGCCGTCAGGTGTTTCATAA
- the sufB gene encoding Fe-S cluster assembly protein SufB, whose protein sequence is MEATMSAELIHDQSIGNIGNDYSQYGFQDKEDYVFKSGRGLTREIVEKISSMKNEPEWMLKYRLRALDIFLKKPMPRWGNCQLLDDIDFENIFYFVRSSERTEKSWDDVPEGIKQTFDRLGIPEAERKFLAGVTAQYESEVVYHSIREDLEAQGVVFLDMDSGLREHEEIVRKHFGTVIPAADNKFSALNSAVWSGGSFVWVPEGVKVEIPLQAYFRINAENMGQFERTLIIAEPGSFVHYIEGCTAPTYSTDSLHSAVVELIAKPGAHIRYTTIQNWSKNVYNLVTKRAVAHTDAKVEWVDGNIGSKLTMKYPAIHLVGERAHGEVLSIAFAGDDQHQDAGAKMVHAAPNTTSMVVSKSISKNGGRTSYRGLVKVYPNAKGAKSNIKCDALLLDEKSRSDTYPTMEIDEKDVTIEHEATVSKVGEEQLFYLMSRGLTQDEATAMIINGFFEPFTKELPLEYAVELNRLIQLEMSGSVG, encoded by the coding sequence ATGGAGGCGACCATGTCTGCGGAACTAATTCACGATCAATCAATCGGCAACATCGGAAACGACTACTCACAGTATGGTTTCCAGGACAAAGAAGATTATGTCTTCAAGTCAGGCAGAGGTTTGACTCGCGAGATCGTAGAAAAGATCTCGTCGATGAAAAACGAGCCTGAGTGGATGTTGAAATACAGACTGCGCGCTCTCGACATATTCCTCAAGAAGCCAATGCCACGATGGGGCAACTGTCAGCTTCTCGACGATATCGACTTCGAAAACATCTTTTACTTCGTGCGCTCTTCAGAAAGAACTGAAAAAAGCTGGGACGATGTTCCAGAAGGCATCAAACAGACTTTCGACCGTCTGGGCATTCCAGAAGCTGAACGTAAGTTCCTTGCCGGCGTCACCGCGCAATACGAATCAGAAGTTGTCTACCACTCCATCCGCGAAGACCTGGAAGCTCAGGGCGTTGTCTTCCTTGATATGGATTCAGGATTGCGCGAGCACGAAGAAATAGTGCGCAAGCACTTCGGCACCGTTATCCCGGCTGCCGACAATAAATTCTCAGCTCTCAACTCGGCCGTCTGGTCGGGCGGAAGTTTCGTCTGGGTGCCGGAAGGCGTCAAGGTGGAAATTCCACTGCAAGCTTACTTCCGCATCAACGCGGAAAACATGGGTCAGTTCGAAAGAACGCTGATCATTGCTGAACCAGGCAGTTTCGTTCACTACATCGAAGGTTGCACTGCCCCGACTTATTCGACCGACTCGCTGCACTCCGCTGTAGTTGAGCTGATTGCCAAGCCAGGCGCGCACATTCGCTACACGACGATTCAAAACTGGTCGAAGAACGTATACAACCTCGTCACCAAACGCGCTGTTGCTCACACCGATGCCAAGGTCGAGTGGGTCGACGGAAACATCGGCTCCAAGCTGACCATGAAGTACCCGGCTATTCACCTGGTCGGCGAACGCGCACACGGCGAAGTGCTGTCGATCGCTTTTGCGGGCGACGACCAGCATCAAGACGCAGGTGCCAAGATGGTGCATGCTGCACCAAATACGACATCAATGGTGGTCTCCAAGTCCATCTCGAAAAATGGCGGCAGAACCTCGTATCGCGGTCTCGTGAAAGTCTATCCAAACGCCAAAGGCGCCAAGTCGAACATCAAGTGCGATGCGCTTCTGCTCGATGAAAAATCTCGGTCGGATACCTACCCGACTATGGAAATCGACGAAAAAGACGTCACCATCGAACACGAAGCAACGGTGTCAAAAGTCGGTGAAGAGCAACTCTTCTACCTGATGAGTCGTGGACTGACACAAGACGAAGCTACCGCCATGATCATCAATGGATTCTTCGAGCCGTTCACAAAAGAACTGCCGCTTGAATACGCTGTTGAACTGAACCGGCTCATCCAGCTCGAAATGTCAGGTTCGGTGGGGTAG
- the sufD gene encoding Fe-S cluster assembly protein SufD — translation MSESKSVNTIARERVDNLASQNGEPSWLKELRVSAWEAYLQTPMPTGRDEDWRKTDIESLDLSNLNAIDLSTKSDAKAKLPEWFETALTFFEDNSGVVAEVGQSSIPAKLPAELAAKGVIFCTLKEALRDHAELIRPYLSKIECDQKFVLMNKALFNGGAFLYVPANVEVEGPFISLTHFTSSNGSPNGVAIFPRLIAVLGSHSKANLINIISSEPGAETKTTLRSLANALVEVHVAAGAKCEYLEIQKFDANVFAITRTHNQVEQDASVKSLTVALGGSQLKGDIATILNAKGATSDLQGIVLGDNDEHYSFNTIQKHIAPDTNSNINFRVALKGNAQSIYQGIIEVDKIAQKTAAFQSNKNLLLGNEARADSIPKLEILADDVKCSHGATVGPVDREQIFYLMSRGLSAPAAEELIVTGFFRQILEACTIGRAKDWVYDVLAEKIHGV, via the coding sequence ATGTCAGAGTCGAAGTCGGTAAACACAATTGCACGGGAGCGCGTGGATAATTTGGCGTCCCAGAATGGCGAACCATCTTGGTTGAAAGAATTGAGGGTATCTGCATGGGAAGCATATCTGCAGACACCCATGCCCACAGGTCGTGACGAAGATTGGCGCAAGACTGATATCGAAAGTTTGGATTTGTCCAACTTGAACGCCATCGATCTGTCGACCAAGAGCGACGCGAAAGCAAAATTACCAGAATGGTTCGAAACTGCCCTGACGTTCTTCGAAGATAATTCAGGCGTTGTTGCAGAAGTCGGACAATCATCTATACCGGCAAAACTTCCCGCAGAATTAGCCGCCAAAGGCGTCATCTTCTGCACATTGAAAGAAGCCCTGCGCGATCATGCCGAATTGATCCGCCCCTATCTTTCCAAGATCGAGTGCGACCAGAAATTTGTCTTGATGAACAAAGCCCTCTTCAACGGCGGCGCTTTCCTCTACGTTCCAGCCAACGTCGAAGTAGAGGGACCTTTCATCAGCCTCACTCACTTCACTTCATCGAATGGCTCTCCCAACGGCGTGGCCATTTTTCCGCGCTTGATCGCCGTACTGGGCAGTCACAGCAAAGCCAACTTGATCAACATCATCAGCTCGGAGCCTGGCGCTGAAACCAAGACAACTCTGCGTTCACTGGCCAATGCGCTCGTCGAAGTGCACGTTGCTGCCGGTGCAAAATGCGAATATCTCGAAATTCAGAAATTCGATGCCAACGTCTTTGCCATTACTCGCACTCACAATCAAGTCGAACAAGACGCATCGGTCAAGTCACTGACAGTTGCTCTCGGCGGTTCACAATTGAAGGGCGACATTGCCACGATCTTGAATGCTAAAGGAGCAACAAGCGATCTGCAGGGCATCGTTCTTGGTGACAACGATGAACATTACAGCTTCAACACCATCCAGAAACACATCGCCCCTGATACCAACTCCAATATCAACTTCCGAGTGGCATTGAAAGGCAACGCCCAATCGATCTATCAGGGAATTATCGAAGTCGATAAGATTGCGCAGAAGACTGCAGCTTTCCAGAGCAACAAGAACCTGCTGCTCGGCAATGAAGCTCGCGCTGATTCCATTCCTAAGTTGGAAATTCTCGCCGATGACGTCAAATGCTCACATGGAGCCACAGTTGGTCCAGTCGATCGCGAGCAAATCTTCTATCTAATGAGTCGCGGACTATCTGCGCCCGCTGCCGAAGAATTGATTGTCACAGGCTTCTTCAGACAGATTTTGGAAGCATGCACGATCGGCAGAGCCAAAGACTGGGTCTACGACGTATTGGCTGAAAAAATTCACGGGGTCTAA
- a CDS encoding non-heme iron oxygenase ferredoxin subunit, with protein MSAEFSKVANKNDVPEGHVKVYTVENQRIAVCNVEGKFFAVADICTHDGGPLGEGELVDNTIECPRHGARFDVETGAVVCMPAVVPIATYPCEERGEDLWVAVSGEHK; from the coding sequence ATGAGCGCTGAATTCAGCAAAGTAGCAAACAAAAATGATGTGCCTGAAGGCCACGTCAAAGTCTACACTGTAGAGAATCAGCGCATCGCCGTTTGCAATGTCGAAGGAAAGTTCTTTGCCGTCGCGGATATCTGCACGCACGACGGCGGTCCGCTTGGAGAAGGCGAGCTAGTCGACAACACGATCGAATGCCCGCGCCATGGTGCTCGGTTTGATGTGGAGACCGGAGCGGTGGTGTGTATGCCGGCGGTCGTACCGATCGCCACATACCCATGCGAAGAACGCGGAGAAGATTTATGGGTCGCCGTCTCTGGCGAACACAAATAA